In Gemmatimonadaceae bacterium, the following are encoded in one genomic region:
- a CDS encoding carbohydrate binding family 9 domain-containing protein, producing the protein MPAPLALLAAVALTLPPAGPPGEPHAGKVYDGRSGALAITTPREATAISVDGVLDEPAWRKAALLTGFSQYFPTDGVPARDSTEVFVFYTSTALHVGIRAYAPAGTVRHNLADRDKITADDNIQLFLGTYNDSRQAMLFAVNPIGIQSDGVLIETGTVQGGGFSGGIVRTREAADLAPDYVWKSKGHVTEYGFEVEIQIPFKSLRYRAGGEQQWQLNVVRTVQATGYEETWAPTTRAGSSFLAQSGRLEGLRDLSRGLTVDVIPTVTSSVVGVPATGGWGYENNRPELGGSVRWGITSNLTLSGTANPDFSQVEADATQFTYDPRVQNFFAERRPFFLESQEQFSAPSRLIYTRRITQPVAATKLTGKLNGFDIGLLSAIDNREASVDGRQNPVFNVLRVQRDVGTQSRIGLVYTDKMDGGAFNRVAGLDGRLVRGIVSVQGQYATSFTRTGGVTASAPLFSLAANVNGRRFGAQYAVNGIAPDFDAQSGFIARTGIANVNITNRFTFLGGPGALVEALTPEIAWLNSFRYDDFVRGGPVQDEKLHFRLNSRLKRGWSVGAQLLLERFSYDPELYADYVYIAPAGTGIDTVGYRGTPNLVNVDWVGSVNTPEFKRFSLTSFVLYGVDENFPEWSSARIAIVNLGVNVRPTDQLRIAGTWNVETYDRRTDGSRVLTRNVPRVRVEYQVTRQVFVRVIGEVAKLQQDSLRDDSRTNAPVYFRNADGTLTRAVAFDRLRGRLDFLFSYLPTPGTVIYLGYGNTSRADRPGGTQALQPNRDVFFMKFSYLFRLQ; encoded by the coding sequence GTGCCCGCACCCCTCGCCCTCCTCGCCGCCGTCGCCCTCACCCTGCCGCCGGCGGGTCCGCCGGGCGAACCGCACGCCGGCAAGGTCTACGACGGCCGGAGCGGCGCGCTCGCGATCACGACCCCGCGCGAGGCGACCGCGATCTCGGTCGACGGCGTGCTCGACGAGCCGGCGTGGCGGAAGGCGGCGCTGCTGACGGGCTTCTCGCAGTATTTCCCGACCGACGGCGTGCCCGCGCGGGACAGCACCGAGGTCTTCGTCTTCTACACCTCCACGGCGCTGCATGTGGGCATTCGCGCCTATGCCCCGGCCGGCACCGTGCGTCACAACCTTGCCGACCGCGACAAGATCACGGCCGACGACAACATCCAGCTCTTCCTCGGCACCTACAACGACAGCCGGCAGGCGATGCTCTTCGCCGTGAACCCCATCGGCATCCAGAGCGACGGCGTCCTGATCGAGACCGGCACCGTGCAGGGCGGCGGCTTCTCCGGCGGCATCGTGCGGACCCGCGAGGCCGCCGACCTCGCCCCCGACTACGTCTGGAAGTCGAAAGGACACGTCACGGAGTACGGCTTCGAGGTGGAGATCCAGATCCCGTTCAAGAGCCTCCGCTACCGCGCCGGCGGCGAGCAGCAGTGGCAGTTGAACGTGGTGCGCACGGTGCAAGCCACCGGCTACGAGGAGACCTGGGCACCGACCACGCGCGCCGGCTCGAGCTTCCTCGCCCAGTCGGGACGTCTCGAGGGGCTCCGGGACCTGTCCCGCGGCCTCACGGTGGACGTGATCCCCACGGTGACGTCGTCCGTGGTCGGCGTGCCCGCGACCGGCGGCTGGGGCTACGAGAACAACCGGCCGGAACTCGGCGGGAGCGTGCGCTGGGGCATCACCAGCAACCTCACGCTCTCCGGCACGGCGAACCCCGACTTCTCGCAGGTGGAGGCAGACGCGACGCAGTTCACCTACGATCCGCGGGTCCAGAACTTCTTCGCCGAGCGCCGCCCGTTCTTCCTCGAGAGCCAGGAGCAGTTCTCGGCTCCGAGCCGCCTGATCTACACGCGCCGCATCACGCAGCCCGTCGCCGCCACCAAGCTCACCGGCAAGCTGAACGGCTTCGACATCGGCCTGCTGTCGGCCATCGACAACCGCGAGGCCAGCGTCGACGGGCGGCAGAATCCGGTGTTCAACGTGCTGCGCGTGCAGCGCGACGTGGGCACCCAGAGCCGCATCGGGCTGGTGTACACCGACAAGATGGACGGCGGTGCGTTCAACCGGGTGGCCGGCCTGGACGGGCGCCTCGTGCGCGGCATCGTGAGCGTCCAGGGGCAGTACGCGACCAGCTTCACCCGCACCGGTGGCGTGACGGCCAGTGCGCCGCTGTTCAGCCTCGCGGCGAACGTGAACGGCCGCCGCTTCGGTGCGCAGTACGCCGTCAACGGCATCGCCCCCGACTTCGACGCCCAGAGCGGCTTCATCGCGCGCACCGGGATCGCGAACGTGAACATCACCAACCGGTTCACCTTCCTCGGTGGACCGGGGGCGCTGGTCGAGGCGCTCACCCCCGAAATCGCGTGGCTGAACAGCTTCCGCTACGACGACTTCGTGCGCGGCGGGCCGGTGCAGGACGAGAAGCTGCACTTCCGCCTCAACTCCCGCCTGAAGCGGGGCTGGTCGGTGGGCGCGCAGCTCCTGCTGGAGCGGTTCTCGTACGACCCGGAGCTGTACGCGGACTACGTCTACATCGCACCGGCGGGCACCGGCATCGACACGGTCGGATACCGGGGCACGCCGAACCTCGTGAACGTGGACTGGGTCGGCTCGGTCAACACCCCGGAGTTCAAGCGCTTCTCACTCACCTCGTTCGTGCTCTACGGCGTGGACGAGAACTTCCCGGAGTGGAGCAGCGCCCGGATCGCCATCGTGAACCTCGGTGTCAACGTGCGCCCGACGGACCAGCTCCGCATCGCGGGCACGTGGAATGTGGAGACCTACGACCGGCGCACCGACGGCAGCCGCGTGCTCACGCGCAACGTGCCGCGGGTGCGCGTGGAGTACCAGGTCACGCGGCAGGTGTTCGTGCGCGTGATCGGCGAGGTGGCGAAGCTGCAGCAGGACTCGCTGCGCGACGACTCCCGGACCAACGCCCCGGTCTACTTCCGCAATGCCGACGGCACGCTCACGCGGGCAGTGGCCTTCGACCGACTGCGCGGCCGGCTCGACTTTCTCTTCTCGTACCTCCCGACGCCGGGCACGGTGATCTACCTCGGCTACGGCAACACCTCGCGTGCCGACCGACCCGGCGGCACGCAGGCGCTGCAGCCGAACCGCGATGTCTTCTTCATGAAGTTCAGCTACCTCTTCCGCCTGCAATGA
- a CDS encoding DPP IV N-terminal domain-containing protein, producing MLGTTVTPLVVGGTAPGLSWLPDGRFHYRSVRPAGTEYVLVDPRRKSRTPLFDHARVAAALGAASGVTASATTPIPATSLTLTGVELSADGRSVTVGFNGRRFTCDVAGSACTAIAASGPPTAAPGRGGTAVSPDGKRLAFIRDWNLWVRDVASGTEVQLTTDGVKDFGYATDNAGWTSSDRAIVAWSPDSRKIATQQQDARKVGDMFLVQTRVGHPVLRAWKYPLPGDSVVAMVHRVVIDVDSRTVTRLKMAPDFHRATLGDDISMSDYAFSPDGSQLALASTSRDHKQTIVRIADTRTGDVRQVLEETVPTHFESITGWRVLWETNELLWNSQRDDWSQLYLYDLTTGRLKNKVTSGDGPVSGIVRVDATARTLWYTAQGREPGQDPYLRHAYRIGLDGRNARSLTPDEGDHTVQLSPDGRWLVDTWSDGDTPPVTALRDATGRVVMTLETADISKLVASGWQPPILFSVKAADGTTDIYGQLFRPTNFDSTKKYPIINNAYPGPQSGSVGGRGFAAARGDKQALAELGFIVVSIDGRGSGPGRSKSFHDAYYGAMGRDNTLPDQVAGMQNLAKRYPWIDIDKAAMWGHSGGGFITADAMFRYPDFFRVGISESGNHDQRNYEDDWGERYQGLLTRANGTDSYAIEANQSLAKNLKGKLLLAHGTMDNNVPPDNTLLVVDALIRANKDFDLLMIPNAGHGFGSASNYMMRRRWDYFVRWLLDAEPPADYVIR from the coding sequence ATGCTCGGCACGACGGTGACCCCGCTGGTGGTGGGCGGTACCGCACCCGGCCTCAGTTGGCTCCCGGACGGCCGCTTCCACTACCGCAGCGTGCGCCCCGCCGGCACCGAGTACGTGCTCGTCGACCCGCGCCGGAAATCGCGTACGCCACTCTTCGACCACGCCAGGGTCGCGGCGGCCCTCGGCGCGGCGTCGGGGGTGACTGCCTCCGCCACGACGCCCATCCCGGCCACCAGCTTGACCCTCACCGGCGTGGAACTGAGCGCCGATGGTCGCAGCGTCACCGTCGGCTTCAACGGCCGCCGCTTCACCTGCGATGTGGCGGGCAGCGCGTGCACCGCCATCGCCGCCTCAGGTCCTCCCACGGCGGCACCGGGCCGCGGCGGCACCGCCGTGTCGCCGGATGGCAAGCGCCTCGCCTTCATCCGCGACTGGAACCTCTGGGTCCGCGATGTCGCCTCGGGCACCGAGGTGCAGCTCACCACCGATGGCGTGAAGGACTTCGGCTACGCCACCGACAACGCCGGCTGGACCAGCAGCGACCGCGCCATCGTGGCCTGGTCCCCCGACTCGCGGAAGATCGCCACCCAGCAGCAGGACGCGCGCAAGGTGGGCGACATGTTCCTCGTCCAGACCCGCGTCGGCCACCCCGTGCTCCGGGCGTGGAAGTACCCGCTCCCGGGTGACAGCGTCGTGGCGATGGTGCACCGCGTGGTGATCGACGTCGACTCGCGCACGGTCACGCGGCTGAAGATGGCGCCCGACTTCCACCGGGCGACGCTCGGCGACGACATCTCGATGAGCGACTACGCCTTCAGCCCCGACGGCTCCCAGCTCGCGCTGGCGTCGACGTCGCGGGACCACAAGCAGACCATCGTGCGCATTGCCGACACACGCACCGGCGACGTGCGCCAGGTGCTGGAGGAGACGGTGCCGACGCACTTCGAGTCGATCACCGGCTGGCGTGTGCTCTGGGAGACGAACGAACTGCTCTGGAACTCGCAGCGTGACGACTGGAGCCAGCTCTACCTGTACGACCTCACCACCGGCCGGCTGAAGAACAAGGTCACGAGCGGCGACGGTCCCGTGAGCGGCATCGTGCGCGTGGACGCGACGGCGCGCACGCTCTGGTACACGGCGCAGGGGCGCGAGCCGGGACAGGATCCGTACCTGCGGCATGCCTACCGCATCGGGCTCGACGGGCGCAACGCGCGGTCGCTCACCCCGGACGAGGGCGACCACACGGTGCAGCTCTCCCCCGACGGGCGCTGGCTGGTGGACACCTGGTCCGACGGTGACACGCCACCGGTGACGGCCCTCCGCGATGCCACGGGCCGCGTGGTGATGACGCTGGAGACGGCCGACATCTCGAAGCTGGTGGCGAGCGGCTGGCAGCCGCCGATCCTCTTCAGCGTCAAGGCCGCCGATGGCACCACCGACATCTACGGCCAGCTCTTCCGCCCGACGAACTTCGACTCGACGAAGAAGTACCCGATCATCAACAACGCCTATCCGGGCCCGCAGTCCGGGAGCGTGGGTGGGCGCGGCTTCGCCGCGGCACGCGGGGACAAGCAGGCGCTGGCCGAGCTGGGATTCATCGTGGTGAGCATCGACGGGCGCGGCAGCGGGCCGGGTCGCTCGAAGAGCTTCCACGATGCCTACTACGGCGCGATGGGCCGGGACAACACCCTGCCCGACCAGGTGGCGGGCATGCAGAACCTGGCGAAACGCTACCCGTGGATCGACATCGACAAGGCGGCCATGTGGGGCCACTCGGGCGGCGGGTTCATCACCGCCGACGCGATGTTCCGCTACCCCGACTTCTTCAGGGTCGGTATCTCCGAGTCGGGCAACCACGACCAGCGCAACTACGAGGATGACTGGGGCGAGCGCTATCAGGGCCTGCTCACCCGCGCCAACGGCACCGACAGCTATGCCATCGAGGCGAACCAGTCGCTGGCGAAGAACCTGAAGGGCAAGCTGCTGCTGGCGCACGGCACGATGGACAACAACGTCCCCCCCGACAACACGCTGCTAGTGGTGGATGCCCTCATCCGCGCGAACAAGGACTTCGACCTGCTGATGATCCCCAACGCCGGCCACGGCTTCGGGTCGGCATCGAACTACATGATGCGGCGGCGGTGGGACTACTTCGTGCGCTGGCTCCTCGATGCGGAGCCGCCGGCGGACTACGTCATCCGCTGA
- a CDS encoding FAD-binding oxidoreductase yields MSEPERMNLTSGSPFWMVKNGIRPPRPTLDGAERCDVAVIGAGVTGALVADALTTAGLDVVVVDRRESGGGSTAASTALLQYEIDLELTALSKVVGAAHAERAYRASLDAVHALGRLATELGGCDFARRPSLYLASTRRDAQRLEREAAARASIGIEASWWTRADVDATYGFPGFGAVRSVDAAEVDALALTRALLDRAAARGARWFEQTDVCAADSQGGRIHLRTRDGATIDARHAICAVGYDLPAFVRQDRVALHSTYALATHRLPDLGTWDDRCLVWESARPYTYMRSTADNRVIIGGEDVGFRDAAWRDRLLPGRTRKLEQQLRRLLPSLRTETAFEWAGTFAETPDGLPYIGADERYPGILFALGYGGNGITFSAIAAAILTATCTGETHPDADLFRMDR; encoded by the coding sequence ATGAGCGAACCGGAACGCATGAACCTGACCTCGGGCAGTCCATTCTGGATGGTCAAGAACGGCATCCGGCCGCCGCGACCCACGCTGGATGGCGCCGAGCGGTGTGATGTGGCCGTGATCGGTGCCGGCGTGACAGGAGCGCTCGTCGCCGATGCCCTCACGACGGCCGGTCTCGACGTCGTGGTCGTGGACAGGCGCGAATCGGGGGGTGGCAGCACGGCGGCGAGCACGGCGCTCCTGCAATACGAGATCGACCTCGAGCTGACCGCGCTCTCGAAGGTCGTCGGTGCCGCGCACGCCGAGCGCGCGTACCGCGCGTCGCTGGACGCCGTGCACGCCCTCGGCCGGCTCGCCACGGAGCTCGGTGGCTGCGACTTCGCGCGGCGCCCGAGCCTCTATCTCGCGTCCACGCGGCGCGATGCACAGCGGCTGGAGCGCGAGGCCGCCGCGCGGGCGTCGATCGGGATCGAGGCGAGCTGGTGGACCCGCGCGGACGTGGATGCGACGTACGGCTTCCCCGGCTTCGGCGCCGTGCGCAGCGTGGACGCCGCGGAGGTCGACGCGCTGGCGCTCACCCGTGCGCTCCTCGATCGCGCGGCCGCACGCGGTGCGCGCTGGTTCGAGCAAACCGACGTGTGCGCCGCTGACAGCCAGGGCGGCAGGATCCACCTCCGCACTCGCGACGGCGCCACGATCGACGCGCGCCATGCCATCTGCGCGGTGGGATACGACCTGCCCGCCTTCGTGCGGCAGGACCGCGTCGCGCTGCACAGCACGTATGCGCTGGCCACGCATCGCCTCCCCGACCTCGGGACGTGGGATGACCGCTGCCTGGTCTGGGAATCCGCGCGGCCCTACACCTACATGCGCAGCACCGCCGACAACCGGGTGATCATCGGCGGCGAGGATGTCGGCTTCCGCGACGCGGCCTGGCGCGACCGCCTGTTGCCGGGCCGGACACGCAAGCTCGAGCAGCAGCTCCGGCGGCTGCTCCCATCGCTCCGCACCGAGACGGCGTTCGAGTGGGCCGGTACCTTCGCCGAGACCCCCGATGGCCTCCCCTACATCGGGGCCGACGAGCGTTATCCGGGCATCCTCTTCGCCCTCGGCTACGGCGGCAACGGCATCACCTTCAGCGCCATCGCCGCCGCCATCCTCACCGCCACCTGCACCGGCGAGACGCACCCTGACGCGGACCTGTTCCGGATGGATCGCTGA
- a CDS encoding M20/M25/M40 family metallo-hydrolase, producing MRHHAMLAALLLPLSFTRPPAPRSGVAPAAADSLSRVERALARHALTHEDEALALLERLVNINSGTQNLVGVREVGRVLRAEYDALGFTTRWVDGAAFGRAGHLVAERTGVGPRVLLIGHLDTVFESDSPFQRWTRLSDSTVRGPGATDMKGGDVVMLQALKALQASGQLARMNITVVLTGDEEEPGEPIALARQALVEAGARAQVAIGFEDGDGDPRTAVAARRGFTGWTLHVTGTPAHSSQVFRADIGPGAIYEAARLLNEFRLQLGGDPLRTFNAGVALGGTTITLDSTGTRGTAFGKSNVIPEHFTVTGDLRVISPEAVTQAKARMQAIVATAVPHTTATLTFDDGYPPMAPTEGNRALLAAFDRASRDLGFGPVGMDNPARAGAADVSFIAATVPQVIDGLGPGGTGGHTVHETLLTRTVAMQVARTAVLLHRVTRAAVVK from the coding sequence ATGCGCCACCACGCCATGCTGGCGGCCCTGCTGCTGCCGCTCTCGTTCACCCGGCCGCCCGCGCCGCGCAGCGGCGTCGCGCCGGCGGCCGCCGACTCCCTGAGCCGGGTGGAACGCGCCCTCGCCCGTCACGCGCTCACCCACGAGGACGAGGCGCTGGCACTGCTGGAGCGGCTGGTGAACATCAACAGCGGCACGCAGAACCTGGTGGGTGTGCGCGAGGTGGGGCGCGTGTTGCGCGCCGAGTACGATGCGCTCGGCTTCACCACGCGGTGGGTGGATGGCGCAGCGTTCGGGAGGGCCGGGCACCTGGTGGCGGAACGCACCGGCGTGGGACCGCGTGTGCTGCTGATCGGACACCTCGACACGGTGTTCGAGTCCGACAGCCCGTTCCAGCGCTGGACGCGGCTCAGCGACAGCACGGTCCGCGGACCGGGGGCCACCGACATGAAGGGGGGAGACGTGGTCATGCTGCAGGCGCTGAAGGCGCTGCAGGCGTCCGGACAGCTGGCCCGCATGAACATCACCGTCGTGCTCACCGGCGACGAGGAGGAGCCCGGCGAGCCGATCGCACTGGCGCGGCAGGCGCTGGTGGAGGCAGGGGCACGCGCGCAGGTGGCGATCGGATTCGAGGACGGCGATGGTGATCCCCGCACGGCGGTGGCGGCGCGCCGTGGCTTCACCGGCTGGACGCTGCACGTCACCGGCACGCCGGCACACTCCTCGCAGGTGTTCCGCGCCGACATCGGCCCCGGAGCGATCTACGAAGCCGCGCGGCTCCTGAACGAGTTCCGCCTGCAGCTCGGCGGTGACCCGCTGCGCACCTTCAACGCCGGCGTGGCACTCGGCGGCACCACCATCACGCTCGACAGCACCGGCACCCGCGGCACGGCCTTCGGCAAGAGCAACGTGATCCCTGAACACTTCACCGTGACCGGCGACCTGCGCGTGATCTCACCCGAGGCGGTGACGCAGGCGAAGGCGCGGATGCAGGCCATCGTCGCCACGGCCGTTCCACACACCACCGCCACGCTGACCTTTGACGACGGTTATCCGCCGATGGCACCCACCGAGGGGAATCGTGCGCTGCTGGCGGCCTTCGACCGCGCCAGCCGCGACCTCGGCTTCGGGCCGGTGGGGATGGACAATCCTGCCCGCGCCGGCGCGGCCGACGTCTCCTTCATCGCCGCCACTGTGCCGCAGGTCATCGACGGCCTCGGGCCCGGCGGCACCGGCGGCCACACCGTGCACGAGACGCTGCTCACGCGCACGGTCGCGATGCAGGTCGCCCGGACTGCCGTGCTCCTCCATCGCGTCACGCGGGCTGCCGTCGTGAAGTGA
- a CDS encoding long-chain fatty acid--CoA ligase, with protein MLDSTMMDYQLTIPSILERARRMYPGQEIVSVMPAGVDPETKAPIPAVHRTTFGETYPRVMQLCNALVAAGVAPGDRVATMALNTFRHYELYFGVPSVGAVCHMVNIRLPLEQIAYILNHAEDRILFIENVFAGMIPLIRQHAPMVATIVVLGPVPGGLPPGTIDYEAFLATQPATFTYPHIDERQASGMCYTSGTTGEPKGVLYSHRAITLHSLASLSADLLGVNSRQCIMPIVPMFHVNGWGYPYTCAMTGAKQVFMSVFTDAKSIARVVAAESVTVVAGVPTIFLGLLDEMDRAKAAGTPHHLPSLTTLVIGGSSTPRALIAGFGDRHGVHVTPAWGMTETTPLGTANPVRAGDMPDDVERKYDRMVYSGKMSPLVELKLVDDAGSELPWGTGEPGRLLIRGPWITGSYYHNPAATAATQVDGWFDTGDIATIDLDGLMMIQDRAKDLIKSGGEWISSVDLENQLMGHPAVREAAVIAVPHPTWDERPLGVIVLRDPAVVPTKAQLDQHLLERAVAKWQLPDAYEFVDEIPKTTVGKFLKRALRERFRDYVLPAG; from the coding sequence ATGCTTGACTCCACGATGATGGACTACCAGCTCACGATCCCGTCGATCCTCGAGCGGGCACGGCGCATGTATCCCGGGCAGGAGATCGTCTCCGTGATGCCGGCCGGCGTGGATCCGGAGACCAAGGCACCGATTCCGGCGGTGCACCGCACCACCTTCGGCGAGACGTATCCGCGCGTGATGCAGCTCTGCAACGCGCTCGTCGCCGCCGGCGTGGCGCCAGGCGACCGGGTGGCCACGATGGCGCTCAACACCTTCCGGCACTACGAGCTGTATTTCGGCGTGCCCTCGGTCGGCGCGGTGTGCCACATGGTGAACATCCGCCTGCCGCTGGAGCAGATCGCCTACATCCTGAACCATGCCGAGGACCGCATCCTCTTCATCGAGAATGTCTTCGCCGGCATGATCCCGCTGATCCGGCAGCATGCCCCGATGGTCGCCACGATCGTGGTGCTGGGCCCGGTGCCGGGTGGCCTGCCGCCGGGCACGATCGACTACGAGGCGTTCCTGGCCACACAGCCCGCGACGTTCACCTACCCGCACATCGACGAGCGCCAGGCGAGCGGCATGTGCTACACCAGCGGCACCACCGGTGAGCCGAAGGGCGTGCTTTACAGCCACCGCGCGATCACGCTCCACAGCCTGGCCAGCCTCAGCGCCGACCTGCTGGGCGTGAACTCGCGGCAGTGCATCATGCCGATCGTGCCGATGTTCCACGTCAACGGGTGGGGATATCCGTACACGTGCGCGATGACCGGGGCGAAGCAGGTGTTCATGAGCGTCTTCACCGACGCGAAGAGCATCGCACGCGTCGTGGCCGCGGAGAGCGTGACGGTGGTGGCGGGCGTGCCCACGATCTTCCTCGGGCTGCTGGACGAGATGGACCGCGCCAAGGCCGCCGGCACGCCGCACCACCTGCCGTCACTGACCACGCTGGTGATCGGCGGCTCCTCCACCCCGCGCGCGCTGATCGCCGGATTCGGCGACCGGCACGGCGTGCACGTGACGCCCGCGTGGGGCATGACCGAGACCACGCCGCTCGGCACGGCCAATCCCGTGCGCGCCGGGGACATGCCCGATGACGTCGAGCGGAAGTACGACCGCATGGTGTACAGCGGGAAGATGTCGCCGCTGGTGGAGCTGAAGCTGGTGGATGACGCCGGCTCGGAGCTGCCGTGGGGCACCGGTGAACCCGGGCGGCTGCTGATCCGCGGCCCGTGGATCACCGGCAGCTACTACCACAATCCCGCGGCCACGGCCGCCACGCAGGTGGACGGCTGGTTCGACACCGGCGACATCGCCACCATCGACCTCGATGGCCTGATGATGATCCAGGACCGCGCCAAGGACCTGATCAAGTCCGGGGGCGAGTGGATCAGCAGCGTGGACCTCGAGAACCAGCTGATGGGGCACCCGGCGGTGCGCGAGGCCGCGGTGATCGCCGTGCCGCACCCGACGTGGGACGAGCGGCCGCTCGGCGTGATCGTGCTGCGTGACCCGGCCGTGGTGCCGACGAAGGCGCAGCTCGACCAGCACCTGCTCGAACGCGCCGTGGCGAAGTGGCAGCTCCCCGACGCGTACGAGTTCGTGGACGAGATCCCGAAGACCACCGTGGGCAAGTTCCTGAAGCGCGCGCTGCGCGAGCGGTTCAGGGACTACGTGCTGCCGGCAGGCTGA
- a CDS encoding Gfo/Idh/MocA family oxidoreductase produces MSDTPDDLSRRDLLKGAALTGAGFVLGVPAARAAEGPAHLLPLALPEPVRAAPTMVGVPFERRDVVRVAIVGTGLRGRSVLHELLGVDNVRITALCDTVPEKVERAAKQVRDAGHTYEPARFTEGDHAYEQLVLRDDIDLVYTATPWQWHVPVCLAAMKAGKHAATEVPAAYTIEDCWKLVEASERSRRHCIMLENCSYGYNELLVLNMVRAGVFGEIKHGGAAYNHDLREILFENRDEGLWRRAHHTLRNSNLYPTHGLGPVAAFMDINRGDRFDYLVSMSTPEMGLTKWRADHEPKDSPKWQETYVTGDLNVSLIKTAKGRTIRLEHDVSSPRPYSRINSVQGTKGIFEDYPARVYVEGEGQEDRWTQVDPYKAKHEHRLWREVGEKARAGGHGGMDYVMAYRLVQLIREGLTPDMDVYDAAAWSAPGPLSELSNRRGSMPVRFPDFTRGQWSGSRPTF; encoded by the coding sequence ATGAGCGACACCCCCGACGATCTCTCGCGCCGCGACCTGCTCAAGGGCGCCGCGCTCACCGGTGCCGGCTTCGTGCTCGGCGTCCCGGCGGCGCGCGCCGCGGAGGGGCCGGCCCACCTGCTGCCGCTGGCCTTGCCCGAGCCGGTGCGCGCCGCGCCGACGATGGTCGGCGTGCCGTTCGAGCGACGCGACGTGGTGCGCGTCGCGATCGTCGGCACCGGGCTGCGCGGCCGGTCGGTGCTGCACGAGCTGCTGGGGGTCGACAACGTGCGCATCACGGCGCTCTGCGACACGGTGCCGGAGAAGGTCGAGCGTGCCGCGAAGCAGGTGCGCGATGCCGGCCACACCTACGAGCCCGCCCGCTTCACCGAGGGTGACCATGCGTACGAGCAGCTGGTGCTGCGCGACGACATCGACCTCGTCTACACTGCCACGCCGTGGCAGTGGCACGTGCCGGTGTGCCTGGCGGCGATGAAGGCGGGGAAGCATGCCGCCACCGAGGTGCCGGCCGCGTACACCATCGAGGACTGCTGGAAGCTGGTCGAGGCGTCGGAACGCTCGCGCCGGCACTGCATCATGCTCGAGAACTGCAGCTACGGCTACAACGAGCTGCTGGTGCTGAACATGGTGCGCGCCGGGGTGTTCGGCGAGATCAAGCATGGTGGTGCCGCGTACAACCACGACCTGCGCGAGATCCTCTTCGAGAACAGGGATGAGGGGCTCTGGCGCCGCGCCCACCACACACTGCGCAACAGCAACCTGTATCCCACGCACGGCCTCGGGCCGGTGGCGGCGTTCATGGACATCAACCGTGGCGACCGGTTCGACTACCTGGTGTCGATGAGCACGCCCGAGATGGGGCTCACGAAGTGGCGGGCCGACCACGAACCGAAGGACTCGCCGAAGTGGCAGGAGACGTATGTCACCGGCGACCTGAACGTGTCGCTGATCAAGACCGCGAAGGGGCGCACCATCCGGCTCGAGCACGACGTGAGCAGCCCGCGCCCCTACTCGCGCATCAACTCGGTGCAGGGCACGAAGGGGATCTTCGAGGACTACCCGGCGCGGGTGTACGTGGAGGGTGAGGGGCAGGAGGATCGCTGGACGCAGGTCGACCCGTACAAGGCGAAGCACGAGCATCGCCTGTGGCGCGAAGTCGGCGAGAAGGCGCGTGCCGGCGGCCACGGCGGCATGGACTACGTGATGGCGTACCGCCTCGTGCAGCTGATCCGCGAGGGACTCACGCCGGACATGGACGTGTACGACGCGGCCGCCTGGAGCGCCCCGGGCCCGCTGAGCGAGCTGTCCAACCGGCGCGGCAGCATGCCGGTGCGCTTTCCCGACTTCACGCGCGGCCAGTGGAGCGGCAGCCGCCCGACGTTCTGA